One genomic window of Sardina pilchardus chromosome 15, fSarPil1.1, whole genome shotgun sequence includes the following:
- the impact gene encoding protein IMPACT isoform X1: MAQQDMGDLQSQIDEIEALSSIYGDEWCVIDEASRIFCIKISDSSDHPKWTACLQTILPADYPSRAPPLYQINAAWLRGPERMELSNSLEEIFLENAGESILYLWVEKIREFLVEKSLSSDSVEESELRKTMVTEEEDYDDEEGLPDYSVLKNTDQAHLFVDQIGGEELPEIKHGEPITDRRSTFQPHLAMVVTPKQVRMVLDKLYENKKIASATHNIYAYRIHCEDKNTFLQDCEDDGETAAGGRLLHLLQILDVRNVMVVVTRWYGGILLGPDRFKHINNRARNILVQEGYAESPEEAVKGGGKSKKSRGKKTK, from the exons ATGGCTCAGCAAGATATGGGTGATCTTCAATCTCAG ATAGATGAGATTGAAGCTCTGTCATCCATATATGGTGATGAATGGTGTGTGATTGATGAAGCTTCAAGAATATTTTGCATCAAAATATCTGATAGTTCAGACCATCCAAAATGGACAGCTTGTTTACAG ACGATTCTACCTGCAGACTATCCAAGCAGAGCACCACCTCTATATCAAATAAA TGCTGCGTGGCTGAGAGGTCCAGAAAGGATGGAACTGTCAAACAGCCTGGAGGAGATTTTTTT GGAGAATGCTGGTGAGAGTATCCTCTATCTTTGGGTGGAGAAAATTCGTGAATTTCTTGTGGAGAAGTCTCTCAGCTCTGATTCAG tgGAGGAGTCTGAGCTGAGAAAAACCATGGTGACAGAAGAGGAagattatgatgatgaggaaggcCTTCCAGACTATAGCGTGCTGAAGAACACCGACCAAGCCCATCTTTTTGTAGATCAAATTGGGG gAGAAGAGTTGCCTGAAATTAAACACGGCGAACCCATCACAGACAGACGGAGCACCTTCCAGCCTCACCTAGCTATGGTGGTCACCCCCAAGCAG GTCCGGATGGTACTGGACAAgctgtatgaaaataaaaagataGCCAGTGCCACCCACAACATCTATGCATACCG GATACACTGTGAGGACAAGAACACCTTCCTGCAAGACTGTGAGGATGATGGTGAGACAGCTGCTGGTGGAAGACTGCTTCATCTTTTGCAG ATTCTGGATGTTCGGAATGTGATGGTTGTGGTCACTCGCTGGTACGGGGGCATACTGCTGGGGCCAGACCGCtttaaacacatcaacaacCGTGCCAGGAACATCCTGGTCCAGGAGGGCTATGCTGAAAGTCCG
- the impact gene encoding protein IMPACT isoform X2 — translation MAQQDMGDLQSQIDEIEALSSIYGDEWCVIDEASRIFCIKISDSSDHPKWTACLQTILPADYPSRAPPLYQINAAWLRGPERMELSNSLEEIFLENAGESILYLWVEKIREFLVEKSLSSDSVEESELRKTMVTEEEDYDDEEGLPDYSVLKNTDQAHLFVDQIGGEELPEIKHGEPITDRRSTFQPHLAMVVTPKQVRMVLDKLYENKKIASATHNIYAYRIHCEDKNTFLQDCEDDGETAAGGRLLHLLQFLSTTMTYRMCRHCLYTGVNGSVATLRYRWLWWS, via the exons ATGGCTCAGCAAGATATGGGTGATCTTCAATCTCAG ATAGATGAGATTGAAGCTCTGTCATCCATATATGGTGATGAATGGTGTGTGATTGATGAAGCTTCAAGAATATTTTGCATCAAAATATCTGATAGTTCAGACCATCCAAAATGGACAGCTTGTTTACAG ACGATTCTACCTGCAGACTATCCAAGCAGAGCACCACCTCTATATCAAATAAA TGCTGCGTGGCTGAGAGGTCCAGAAAGGATGGAACTGTCAAACAGCCTGGAGGAGATTTTTTT GGAGAATGCTGGTGAGAGTATCCTCTATCTTTGGGTGGAGAAAATTCGTGAATTTCTTGTGGAGAAGTCTCTCAGCTCTGATTCAG tgGAGGAGTCTGAGCTGAGAAAAACCATGGTGACAGAAGAGGAagattatgatgatgaggaaggcCTTCCAGACTATAGCGTGCTGAAGAACACCGACCAAGCCCATCTTTTTGTAGATCAAATTGGGG gAGAAGAGTTGCCTGAAATTAAACACGGCGAACCCATCACAGACAGACGGAGCACCTTCCAGCCTCACCTAGCTATGGTGGTCACCCCCAAGCAG GTCCGGATGGTACTGGACAAgctgtatgaaaataaaaagataGCCAGTGCCACCCACAACATCTATGCATACCG GATACACTGTGAGGACAAGAACACCTTCCTGCAAGACTGTGAGGATGATGGTGAGACAGCTGCTGGTGGAAGACTGCTTCATCTTTTGCAG ttcctttcaacgaccatgacataccggatgtgccgccattgtttgtacacgggagtcaatggtagtgtcgcaactttgagatatcgatggctttggtggagttga